In Streptomyces sp. NBC_01707, a genomic segment contains:
- a CDS encoding ABC transporter ATP-binding protein yields MTSAPATDAADAVRLRSVRRVHGDVDALRGVDLTVRPGTFTAVMGPSGSGKSTLLHCAAGLDRPTSGTVEVGGTELTGLSERRLTLLRRDRIGFVFQSFNLVPSLTAAQNVALPLRLAGRRPSRTDVHTSLARVGLADRADHRPTELSGGQQQRVALARALITRPAVLFGDEPTGALDTATSRQVLVMLRELVDRERQTIVMVTHDPVAAAYADRVVFLVDGQVADDLTGLTAERIATWTAAGRTDTPRKASGRTAPVLPAHTEAASC; encoded by the coding sequence ATGACTTCCGCCCCCGCGACCGATGCCGCCGACGCCGTGCGGCTCCGCTCCGTACGTCGCGTCCACGGAGACGTCGACGCCCTCCGTGGCGTCGACCTCACCGTCCGCCCCGGCACCTTCACCGCCGTCATGGGACCGTCCGGCTCCGGCAAATCGACGCTCCTGCACTGCGCGGCCGGACTCGACCGGCCGACGTCCGGCACCGTCGAGGTGGGCGGTACGGAGCTGACCGGGCTGAGTGAGCGACGGCTGACCCTGCTGCGCCGGGACCGGATCGGCTTCGTCTTCCAGTCGTTCAACCTGGTCCCCTCGCTGACGGCCGCCCAGAACGTCGCGCTGCCGCTGCGGCTGGCCGGCCGCCGCCCCTCCCGCACCGACGTACACACCTCGCTCGCCCGGGTCGGTCTCGCCGACCGGGCGGACCACCGGCCCACCGAACTCTCCGGCGGCCAGCAGCAACGGGTGGCACTGGCGCGGGCGCTGATCACCCGGCCCGCGGTGCTCTTCGGCGACGAACCCACCGGCGCGCTGGACACCGCGACGAGTCGACAGGTGCTGGTGATGCTGCGCGAACTGGTGGACCGGGAGCGGCAGACGATCGTGATGGTCACGCACGATCCGGTGGCGGCGGCGTATGCGGACCGGGTGGTCTTCCTGGTCGACGGGCAGGTGGCGGACGACCTGACCGGCCTCACCGCGGAACGGATCGCGACCTGGACGGCCGCAGGACGAACGGACACCCCGCGGAAGGCCTCAGGCCGGACGGCCCCCGTCCTTCCCGCTCACACGGAGGCCGCGTCGTGCTGA
- a CDS encoding DUF2786 domain-containing protein has product MEPVIDQAFAAALYSDGDAGLDTGASLLAADPTADAELFRRGEEFVRRAWQRGWQPADVVRIVRRELDETRAGLAANLITTETGRYEQLPSRWRSQLAELPAPPPRNRPDRFSYASALLGLYRLLLRLPAIEPVGPPPGAPGHRLRLQPAHDEPRMLTRIRALLAKAEATGFPEEAEALTTKAQELMARHSIDEALLAARTHSKEAPGACRIGVDAPYETAKAILLDAVASANRCRAVWNSDLGFSTVVGFEPDLEAVELLYTSLLVQGTAAMAKAEAGQRAGGRKRTKTFRQSFLMAYVQRLGARLAADTARVTAASVSEEGAAAGDLLPVLAARDVAVTDAADRMFPETTSTRVRGVSDGEGWAHGTAAADRARMGERRPGIDGSR; this is encoded by the coding sequence ATGGAACCGGTGATCGACCAGGCATTCGCGGCAGCCCTCTACTCGGACGGCGACGCCGGTCTCGACACCGGTGCCTCCCTCCTCGCCGCCGACCCGACGGCGGATGCGGAACTGTTCCGGCGCGGCGAGGAGTTCGTCCGGCGCGCCTGGCAGCGCGGCTGGCAGCCCGCCGACGTCGTGCGGATCGTCCGCCGCGAACTCGATGAGACGCGGGCCGGGCTCGCCGCCAACCTGATCACCACGGAGACCGGGCGGTACGAGCAGCTGCCGTCCCGCTGGCGGTCCCAGCTCGCCGAGCTTCCCGCGCCGCCGCCCCGGAACCGGCCCGACCGGTTCTCGTACGCCTCCGCCCTGCTCGGTCTCTACCGGCTGTTGCTCCGGCTCCCCGCGATCGAACCGGTCGGTCCGCCGCCCGGCGCACCCGGCCACCGGCTCCGTCTGCAGCCGGCGCACGACGAACCCCGCATGCTGACCCGGATCCGCGCCCTGCTCGCGAAGGCGGAGGCGACCGGTTTCCCGGAGGAGGCGGAGGCCCTGACCACCAAGGCGCAGGAGCTGATGGCCCGGCACTCCATCGACGAGGCCCTTCTCGCCGCCCGTACGCACAGCAAGGAGGCGCCGGGCGCCTGCCGGATCGGGGTCGATGCCCCGTACGAGACGGCGAAGGCGATCCTGCTCGACGCCGTCGCCTCGGCCAACCGCTGCCGCGCGGTGTGGAACAGCGATCTCGGCTTCTCGACGGTCGTCGGCTTCGAACCGGACCTGGAGGCCGTGGAACTGCTCTACACCTCCCTGCTGGTCCAGGGCACGGCGGCGATGGCGAAGGCCGAGGCGGGACAGCGGGCCGGCGGACGCAAGCGGACCAAGACGTTCCGCCAGTCCTTCCTGATGGCGTACGTCCAGCGGCTGGGCGCTCGGCTCGCGGCCGACACCGCCCGGGTCACCGCGGCCTCGGTCTCGGAGGAGGGGGCGGCCGCCGGCGATCTGCTCCCGGTCCTTGCGGCGCGGGACGTGGCGGTCACGGACGCCGCGGACCGGATGTTCCCGGAGACGACGAGCACCCGGGTGCGCGGAGTGTCGGACGGCGAGGGCTGGGCGCACGGTACGGCTGCGGCCGACCGGGCCCGGATGGGTGAGCGGAGGCCGGGCATCGACGGTTCCCGGTAG
- a CDS encoding FUSC family protein, with amino-acid sequence MSWLRALKETARSGLKIERRRLEPLIAVRGAAGLALVIGVCLGFFGPVVAASSAFGAFQAAIATFQRSWRPRPVLALVSGASLAVSTFLGYLTGSHVLLFMALLVLWTLVAGLAWAAGPTAGIIASSNVAIMLVTITLPTSVAEAALHGTVIAFGGVVQATLIVLFPVRRWGAQRDALADALAAEADYARRLRHEPVAEFDPVPLMTARSAAAVTPRQARHRPAELHGSRGVAERIRPVLASLADPGMGVPDEGPERDRVRELLAAAGSVLDAAARAIRHGDPVRIAAPAVAILKTPDTRELLSGPARRAADRLGVLLADVIETAEGEGTKEEQAEATETADVIAPHRRRPTLLRLVPVVLRSMRAEIRPGSPILRHAVRVAVVVAVGYLLGVALPFGHGYWAPMAAVMVMRPEFAQTYERSVARFGGTVVGVFLATVIVQAAHPGVGLSAVLAVVCALLMYLLMRTGYAVAQACISAYVVFLLGMAGDDWSQTVLERVVLTLVGGLLAMVSYAVYPAWETPRLRNRLGDWLASDGRYAASVVDQYADPAERGRDDVRAALLATRTARIAWQEAVATAQHEPVRNRGLSRAAADDTQHVLAQFGRAAMLMEAHLPEGGATPLPAAAQFADALRRATEQGAKDVRERRVPCWGAVREALAQWDEDDRLRGQAADPVVRNGAGLLLETLEEFSRGLDGSTSGPAGADGAGRD; translated from the coding sequence ATGAGCTGGCTCCGGGCGCTGAAGGAGACCGCCCGCTCGGGGCTGAAGATCGAGCGGCGGCGCCTCGAACCGCTCATCGCGGTCCGCGGTGCGGCCGGGCTCGCCCTGGTCATCGGGGTCTGCCTCGGCTTCTTCGGGCCGGTGGTCGCCGCCAGTTCCGCGTTCGGCGCGTTCCAGGCGGCCATCGCCACGTTCCAGCGCAGCTGGCGCCCCAGGCCGGTCCTCGCCCTGGTCTCCGGCGCGAGTCTCGCCGTATCGACGTTCCTGGGCTATCTCACCGGATCCCATGTCCTGCTGTTCATGGCCCTGCTCGTGCTCTGGACGCTCGTGGCCGGGCTGGCCTGGGCGGCGGGGCCGACGGCCGGCATCATCGCGTCGTCCAACGTCGCGATCATGCTGGTCACGATCACCCTCCCCACCTCCGTCGCCGAGGCCGCCCTGCACGGCACGGTGATCGCGTTCGGCGGCGTGGTCCAGGCGACGCTGATCGTCCTCTTTCCCGTACGCAGATGGGGCGCCCAGCGAGACGCCCTCGCCGACGCGCTGGCGGCCGAGGCCGACTACGCCCGCAGACTGCGCCACGAACCGGTGGCCGAGTTCGACCCGGTCCCGTTGATGACGGCCCGCAGCGCCGCCGCCGTGACCCCGCGCCAGGCCCGTCACCGCCCGGCCGAACTGCACGGCTCCCGCGGCGTGGCCGAGCGGATCAGGCCGGTGCTCGCCTCACTTGCCGACCCGGGGATGGGCGTCCCGGACGAAGGTCCCGAACGGGACCGGGTCCGCGAACTCCTGGCCGCCGCCGGATCCGTACTGGACGCGGCGGCCCGCGCGATCCGCCACGGCGACCCGGTGCGGATCGCCGCGCCCGCCGTCGCGATCCTGAAGACCCCTGACACGAGGGAGCTTCTGAGCGGCCCGGCCCGCCGCGCCGCCGACCGTCTCGGCGTGCTGCTCGCCGATGTCATCGAGACGGCCGAGGGTGAGGGGACGAAGGAGGAGCAGGCCGAGGCCACCGAGACCGCCGACGTGATCGCCCCGCACCGCCGCCGCCCCACCCTGCTGCGGCTGGTACCCGTCGTCCTGAGGTCGATGCGTGCCGAGATCCGCCCCGGTTCGCCGATCCTCCGGCACGCCGTCCGGGTCGCCGTCGTCGTCGCCGTCGGCTATCTCCTAGGTGTCGCGCTGCCGTTCGGGCACGGCTACTGGGCGCCGATGGCCGCCGTCATGGTGATGCGTCCCGAGTTCGCCCAGACGTACGAGCGTTCCGTGGCCCGGTTCGGCGGCACCGTCGTCGGGGTCTTCCTCGCCACCGTCATCGTCCAGGCCGCCCACCCCGGCGTGGGTCTGTCCGCCGTCCTCGCCGTCGTCTGCGCCCTGTTGATGTACCTGCTGATGCGCACCGGCTACGCGGTCGCCCAGGCCTGCATCTCCGCGTACGTCGTCTTCCTGCTCGGCATGGCCGGCGACGACTGGTCGCAGACCGTTCTCGAACGCGTCGTCCTCACCCTCGTCGGCGGGCTGCTCGCGATGGTCTCGTACGCCGTCTACCCGGCCTGGGAGACCCCGCGGCTCCGCAACCGGCTGGGCGACTGGCTGGCCTCCGACGGGCGGTACGCCGCCTCCGTCGTCGACCAGTACGCCGACCCGGCGGAACGGGGTCGCGACGACGTCAGGGCCGCGCTCCTCGCCACGCGCACGGCCCGCATCGCCTGGCAGGAAGCGGTCGCGACCGCCCAGCACGAACCGGTGCGCAACCGCGGCCTGTCCCGGGCCGCCGCCGACGACACCCAGCACGTGCTCGCCCAGTTCGGCCGAGCCGCCATGTTGATGGAGGCTCACCTCCCGGAGGGCGGCGCCACCCCCCTGCCCGCCGCCGCGCAGTTCGCCGACGCGCTGCGCCGCGCCACCGAGCAGGGCGCGAAAGACGTGCGGGAGCGCCGCGTACCGTGCTGGGGCGCGGTCCGTGAGGCGCTCGCGCAGTGGGACGAGGATGACCGCCTACGCGGGCAGGCGGCCGATCCGGTCGTGCGGAACGGAGCCGGTCTGCTGCTGGAGACCCTGGAGGAGTTCTCCCGGGGCCTGGACGGCTCCACGTCCGGCCCGGCCGGAGCCGACGGTGCCGGACGGGACTGA
- a CDS encoding DUF397 domain-containing protein, producing MHHVYNGMAATELRGVVWQKSRHSNSQGSCVEFAKLPDGDVAMRNSRHPDGPALVYTPAEIEALLLGVKDGEFDHLIAGH from the coding sequence GTGCACCACGTGTACAACGGCATGGCGGCCACAGAGCTTCGCGGAGTCGTCTGGCAGAAGAGCAGGCACAGCAACTCCCAAGGATCTTGCGTGGAGTTCGCAAAACTGCCCGACGGGGATGTGGCGATGCGGAATTCACGCCATCCCGACGGGCCCGCCCTGGTCTATACGCCGGCCGAGATAGAGGCGTTGCTGCTCGGCGTGAAGGACGGGGAGTTCGACCACCTGATAGCGGGACACTGA
- a CDS encoding ATP-binding protein, protein MGTNGSTMLEPLRQGLPPIDPSAVSGSATCTLPARYEAVGGARQFTRATLNRWELSDRFDDVALVVSELVTNALRHALPTDAPRDPQDSPVRLHLMRWTSRLVCAVRDPSQKSPVAAEAADSAESGRGLFLVESFSDSWGWHLSPAPGAENLSAGAPALTGKVVWALFRLSDDA, encoded by the coding sequence ATGGGGACGAATGGATCGACGATGCTCGAGCCGTTACGGCAGGGGCTTCCCCCCATCGATCCCTCAGCCGTCTCCGGATCGGCCACCTGCACCCTTCCGGCCCGGTACGAAGCCGTGGGCGGGGCCAGGCAGTTCACCAGGGCGACGCTGAACCGGTGGGAGCTGAGCGACCGCTTCGACGATGTCGCGCTCGTCGTCTCCGAACTCGTCACCAACGCCCTGCGGCACGCGCTGCCGACGGACGCCCCGAGAGATCCCCAGGACTCTCCCGTACGGCTGCACTTGATGCGTTGGACCTCGCGACTGGTGTGCGCGGTGCGCGACCCCAGCCAGAAGAGCCCTGTCGCCGCCGAGGCCGCCGACTCCGCGGAGTCGGGCCGGGGACTGTTCCTGGTGGAGTCGTTCAGCGACAGCTGGGGCTGGCATCTGTCACCCGCGCCGGGCGCGGAGAACCTGTCGGCGGGTGCGCCGGCGCTGACCGGCAAGGTGGTCTGGGCGCTGTTCCGGCTGTCCGACGACGCGTGA
- a CDS encoding helix-turn-helix transcriptional regulator, producing the protein MGRVGPVAAGESSGSVVRRILLGSQLRRLRDSRGITREAAGYSIRASESKISRMELGRVSFKARDVEDLLTLYGVTDEAERDSLLGLAREANVAGWWHSYGDVLPGWFQTYIGLEGAASLIRIYEVQFVHGLLQTEAYAHAVVSRGMRGAPTAEIDRRVALRLERQKVLVSERAPRFHAVLDEAALRRPYGEREVMRAQLRHLIEMSEQPNITLQVMPFSFGGHAGESGSFTMLSFPESDLSDIVYLEQLTSALYLDKREEVAQYEKAMTRLHQDSPGPEESRDLLRGLLQLT; encoded by the coding sequence ATGGGGAGGGTTGGACCAGTGGCGGCAGGCGAGTCGAGTGGATCTGTGGTGCGGCGCATCCTGCTGGGCTCACAGCTCAGGCGGCTGCGCGACTCGCGCGGCATCACCCGCGAGGCGGCCGGCTACTCCATCCGGGCTTCCGAATCGAAGATCAGCCGCATGGAGTTGGGACGGGTGAGCTTCAAGGCCAGGGACGTCGAGGACCTGCTCACGCTCTACGGCGTCACGGACGAGGCGGAGCGCGACTCCCTGCTCGGTCTGGCACGCGAGGCCAATGTGGCGGGGTGGTGGCACAGTTACGGAGATGTGCTGCCCGGCTGGTTCCAGACCTACATCGGTCTGGAGGGTGCGGCCTCGCTCATCCGGATCTACGAAGTCCAGTTCGTACACGGTCTGTTGCAGACCGAGGCCTACGCCCATGCCGTCGTCTCCCGCGGCATGCGCGGCGCCCCCACCGCCGAGATCGACCGCCGGGTCGCGCTCCGGCTGGAGCGGCAGAAGGTCCTCGTCTCCGAACGGGCGCCGCGGTTCCATGCCGTGCTGGACGAGGCCGCGCTGCGCCGCCCGTACGGCGAACGCGAGGTGATGCGGGCGCAATTGCGGCATCTGATCGAAATGTCGGAGCAGCCGAACATCACGCTCCAGGTGATGCCCTTCAGTTTTGGCGGGCATGCGGGCGAGAGCGGTTCCTTTACGATGCTGAGTTTCCCGGAATCCGATCTGTCGGACATTGTCTATTTGGAGCAGCTGACAAGTGCGCTCTATCTGGACAAGCGCGAGGAAGTCGCTCAGTACGAAAAGGCCATGACGCGGCTCCATCAGGACAGTCCGGGTCCCGAAGAGAGCCGTGATCTGCTCCGCGGCCTGCTCCAACTGACCTGA
- a CDS encoding aldehyde dehydrogenase family protein, which produces MSFFNELANQYIDGEWRTGSGSWDIIDFNPYNGEKLAAITVATAQEVDEAYRAAERAQRIWADVNPYERRLVLERALRITDELTEDIIGAIIDELGGTRLKAEYEIRCAKDFLREAIQQALRPEGRILPSPVDGKENRVYRVPVGVIGVISPFNFPFLVTMKSVAPALALGNAVVIKPNQNAPVVGGGLIARIFEEAGLPAGLLNVLVTDIAEIGDALIAHPVPKVISFAGSDRVGRHVGATAGGLFKRAVLELSGNSALVVLDDADIDYAVDAAVFSRFVYQGQVCMAANRILVDRSVAPEFTEKFVARVAALRTGDPRDPATQIGPVINTFQADALTALVDQAIAEGAMALVRGRTHGNLVEPTVLTGLPDDSPLLAQEIFGPVALLMTFDGEEEAVRIANDSPYGLSGAVHTADAERGVRFAKRIVTGMFHVNDSTIQDDPLVAFGGEKFSGAGRLSGDATVEAFTTQKWISIQHGRTEFSL; this is translated from the coding sequence ATGTCCTTCTTCAATGAGCTGGCCAACCAGTACATCGACGGTGAGTGGCGGACCGGTTCCGGCTCCTGGGACATCATCGATTTCAATCCGTACAACGGCGAAAAGCTCGCCGCGATCACCGTCGCCACCGCACAGGAGGTCGACGAGGCCTATCGCGCCGCCGAGCGCGCCCAGCGGATCTGGGCCGACGTCAATCCGTACGAACGCCGCCTCGTCCTCGAACGCGCCCTGCGCATCACCGATGAACTCACCGAGGACATCATCGGCGCGATCATCGACGAGCTGGGCGGCACCCGGCTCAAGGCGGAGTACGAGATCCGCTGCGCCAAGGACTTCCTGCGCGAGGCGATTCAGCAGGCGCTGCGCCCCGAGGGTCGGATCCTGCCGTCCCCGGTGGACGGCAAGGAGAACCGCGTCTACCGGGTGCCCGTCGGCGTCATAGGTGTGATCAGCCCCTTCAACTTCCCCTTCCTGGTGACGATGAAGTCGGTCGCGCCGGCCCTGGCGCTCGGCAACGCGGTCGTCATCAAGCCCAACCAGAACGCCCCCGTGGTCGGCGGCGGACTGATCGCCAGGATCTTCGAGGAGGCCGGGCTGCCCGCAGGTCTGCTCAACGTCCTGGTCACCGACATCGCCGAGATCGGCGACGCGCTCATAGCGCACCCCGTACCCAAGGTGATCTCCTTCGCCGGCTCGGACCGGGTCGGCCGCCATGTCGGCGCGACCGCCGGCGGACTCTTCAAGCGCGCCGTCCTCGAACTCAGCGGCAACAGCGCCCTGGTGGTCCTGGACGACGCGGACATCGACTACGCGGTCGACGCTGCGGTCTTCAGCCGCTTCGTCTATCAGGGGCAGGTCTGCATGGCCGCCAACCGCATCCTGGTGGACCGCTCCGTCGCGCCGGAGTTCACCGAGAAGTTCGTCGCCAGGGTGGCCGCGCTCAGGACCGGCGACCCGCGGGATCCGGCCACCCAGATCGGCCCCGTCATCAACACCTTCCAGGCTGACGCGTTGACCGCGCTGGTCGACCAGGCGATCGCGGAAGGCGCCATGGCGCTCGTGCGGGGCCGTACCCACGGCAACCTCGTCGAACCCACCGTCCTCACCGGGCTGCCGGACGACTCCCCGCTGCTGGCCCAGGAGATCTTCGGCCCGGTGGCGCTGCTGATGACGTTCGACGGCGAGGAGGAGGCCGTACGGATCGCCAACGACTCCCCGTACGGGCTGAGCGGCGCCGTGCACACGGCCGACGCCGAACGCGGGGTGCGGTTCGCGAAGCGCATCGTCACCGGGATGTTCCACGTCAACGACTCCACCATCCAGGACGACCCGCTGGTCGCCTTCGGCGGTGAGAAGTTCTCCGGAGCGGGGCGGCTGAGCGGCGATGCGACCGTGGAGGCGTTCACCACCCAGAAGTGGATCTCGATACAGCACGGCCGGACCGAATTCTCGCTCTGA
- a CDS encoding DinB family protein: MVTHVPAEAHGDERGALLSFVEAQRGAVRRSLIGLTEEQAASRPSASGLSLSGLLKHVAETELNWLCLAQQRPNEKARTEETWADSFRLVGDENVPQMLEFWAKVAAETEEFVHSVDSMNDTFPLPEAPWFPKDEKCSMRWLLVHLVEEIARHAGHADIIRESLDGRTAFELIAQDAS, from the coding sequence ATGGTCACTCACGTTCCCGCAGAGGCTCACGGCGACGAGCGCGGCGCGCTCCTTTCCTTCGTGGAGGCGCAGCGCGGCGCTGTCCGGCGCTCGCTGATCGGGCTGACCGAGGAGCAGGCGGCGAGCCGGCCCAGCGCCAGTGGACTCTCCCTCTCCGGGCTGCTCAAGCATGTCGCCGAGACCGAGCTGAACTGGCTGTGTCTCGCCCAGCAGCGCCCCAATGAGAAGGCCCGCACCGAGGAGACCTGGGCGGACAGCTTCCGGCTGGTCGGGGACGAGAACGTCCCGCAGATGCTTGAGTTCTGGGCGAAGGTGGCGGCGGAGACCGAGGAGTTCGTCCACTCGGTGGACAGCATGAACGACACGTTCCCGCTGCCCGAGGCGCCTTGGTTCCCGAAGGACGAGAAGTGCTCGATGCGCTGGCTGCTGGTCCATCTTGTCGAGGAGATCGCCCGGCACGCCGGGCATGCCGACATCATCCGGGAGTCCCTGGACGGCCGTACCGCGTTCGAGTTGATCGCGCAGGACGCGAGCTGA
- a CDS encoding PadR family transcriptional regulator produces MSAIRLLVLGAVRQHGRAHGYQVRNDLEYWGAHEWSNAKPGSIYHALKQMAKQGLLVAHEIAPSTAGGPPRTEYEITERGTEEYLALLRAALTAYDQKMDVLSAGIGFIVDLERSEAIALLRERVAGLAAWRASVTEYYTPEDGPESLGHIGEIMNMWVHSADAGAEWTRGLIARIEGGAYTFAGEGDPFVGVLAEGAENPYATGVPDPGDDD; encoded by the coding sequence ATGTCCGCGATCCGGCTGCTGGTCCTCGGGGCCGTGCGGCAGCACGGCCGGGCGCACGGCTATCAGGTCCGCAACGATCTGGAGTACTGGGGCGCCCACGAGTGGTCCAACGCCAAGCCGGGCTCGATCTACCACGCTCTGAAGCAGATGGCGAAGCAAGGGCTGCTGGTCGCCCACGAGATCGCTCCGAGCACCGCGGGTGGCCCGCCCCGCACCGAGTACGAGATCACCGAGCGGGGCACCGAGGAGTACCTCGCGCTGCTGCGCGCCGCGCTGACCGCGTACGACCAGAAGATGGACGTGCTGTCGGCGGGCATCGGCTTCATCGTCGACCTGGAGCGGTCCGAGGCGATCGCGTTGCTGAGGGAGCGGGTGGCGGGGCTGGCGGCCTGGCGGGCCTCGGTCACCGAGTACTACACGCCGGAGGACGGGCCCGAGTCGCTGGGCCACATCGGCGAGATCATGAACATGTGGGTCCACTCCGCGGACGCCGGGGCCGAGTGGACGCGAGGGCTGATCGCGCGGATCGAGGGCGGCGCGTACACCTTCGCGGGGGAGGGTGATCCGTTCGTCGGCGTACTCGCCGAGGGCGCGGAGAACCCGTACGCGACGGGTGTCCCGGATCCCGGGGACGACGACTAA
- a CDS encoding ATP-binding cassette domain-containing protein, producing the protein MTDAIVLEDVHKRYGGKRALDGLDLKVARGTVHAVLGPNGAGKTTAVRILSTLLRHDGGRAEVAGFDVRSRAGEIRRRIGLLGQNAAVDEELGGRQNLEMFGRLHHLGARRSGVRADELLARFGLADTGRKAVKEYSGGMRRRLDLAASLITDPEVLFLDEPTTGLDPRGRAEVWAAVRSLVGGGTTVLLTTQYLEEADQLADRISVIDAGRVAAEGTADELKALVGGDRIDVVIRDAAQLGAAAGLLTDGVVVDADRRLIGAPAGDRMVTLTRTVRALEEAGIEAEDIAVRRPTLDEVFLSLTDRRTDDAEVVA; encoded by the coding sequence TTGACCGACGCGATCGTTCTCGAAGATGTGCACAAGAGGTACGGGGGCAAGCGCGCCCTGGACGGCCTCGATCTCAAGGTCGCCAGGGGCACGGTGCATGCCGTGCTCGGCCCCAACGGCGCCGGCAAGACCACGGCCGTACGCATCCTGTCCACGCTGCTGCGGCACGACGGGGGTCGGGCCGAGGTGGCGGGGTTCGACGTACGGAGCCGGGCCGGCGAGATCCGGCGACGGATCGGTCTGCTCGGGCAGAACGCGGCGGTCGACGAGGAGCTCGGCGGCCGGCAGAACCTGGAGATGTTCGGCCGGCTCCACCACCTGGGCGCACGCCGTTCGGGCGTGCGGGCCGACGAGCTGCTGGCCCGCTTCGGGCTCGCGGACACCGGCCGCAAGGCGGTCAAGGAGTACAGCGGCGGTATGCGAAGGCGGCTCGATCTGGCCGCCTCGCTGATCACCGACCCCGAGGTGCTCTTCCTGGACGAGCCGACGACCGGGCTCGACCCGCGAGGGCGGGCCGAGGTGTGGGCGGCGGTGCGTTCGCTGGTCGGCGGCGGCACGACCGTGCTGCTGACCACGCAGTACCTGGAGGAGGCCGATCAGCTTGCGGACCGGATCTCGGTGATCGACGCCGGACGGGTGGCCGCAGAGGGCACGGCCGACGAGTTGAAGGCGCTGGTGGGCGGGGACCGGATCGATGTCGTCATACGTGACGCGGCACAACTGGGCGCCGCGGCGGGGTTGCTGACGGACGGAGTGGTCGTGGATGCGGACCGGCGGCTGATCGGGGCGCCCGCGGGGGACCGGATGGTGACGCTGACCCGGACTGTGCGGGCGCTGGAGGAGGCGGGCATCGAGGCGGAGGACATCGCGGTGCGCCGCCCGACCCTGGACGAGGTGTTCCTGTCCCTCACCGACAGGCGGACGGACGACGCGGAGGTGGTGGCATGA
- a CDS encoding ABC transporter permease: MSAVGTGTAGRSARGATTISWAVADSWTMTRRELAHWARQPVRVVVGLVFPVMLLLMFNYLVGGGQGVDGDNTEFLVPGMLALTMAFGLESTMLAVTQDLTKGVIDRFRSMPMVSGSVLVGRSVADMLQSVAALAVMIGVGYAVGWRWHNGVAAALGAIGLLLLLRFAMLWIGIQLAMVAGRPEMVQAVQILVWPIGFLSNVFAAPESMPGGLGAVVEWNPMSATATAVRDLFGNPGGAGGSWAAEHAGLLAVGWPVALIAVFFPLAVRRFARLSH, encoded by the coding sequence ATGAGCGCGGTCGGTACGGGAACGGCCGGCAGGAGCGCGAGGGGGGCGACCACGATCAGCTGGGCCGTGGCCGATTCATGGACGATGACCCGGCGCGAGCTCGCGCACTGGGCCCGGCAGCCGGTGCGGGTCGTCGTCGGCCTGGTCTTCCCCGTGATGTTGCTGCTGATGTTCAACTACCTGGTCGGTGGCGGGCAGGGCGTCGACGGCGACAACACCGAGTTCCTGGTGCCCGGCATGCTCGCGCTGACCATGGCGTTCGGTCTGGAGTCGACCATGCTCGCGGTCACCCAGGACCTCACCAAGGGAGTCATCGACCGGTTCCGTTCCATGCCGATGGTGTCCGGTTCGGTGCTGGTCGGCCGGAGCGTGGCGGACATGCTCCAGTCGGTGGCCGCGCTCGCCGTGATGATCGGGGTCGGGTACGCGGTCGGCTGGCGCTGGCACAACGGGGTGGCGGCGGCGCTGGGGGCGATCGGGCTGCTTCTGCTGCTGCGGTTCGCGATGCTGTGGATCGGCATCCAGCTGGCGATGGTGGCCGGAAGGCCGGAGATGGTGCAGGCGGTGCAGATCCTGGTCTGGCCGATCGGCTTTCTCTCCAACGTCTTCGCCGCACCGGAGTCGATGCCGGGCGGGCTGGGTGCGGTCGTCGAATGGAACCCGATGTCGGCGACGGCCACGGCGGTGCGCGACCTGTTCGGCAACCCGGGCGGGGCCGGGGGATCCTGGGCGGCGGAGCATGCCGGACTGCTCGCGGTGGGCTGGCCGGTGGCCCTGATCGCGGTCTTCTTTCCGCTTGCGGTGCGGCGGTTCGCCCGGTTGAGCCACTGA